One genomic window of Acidovorax radicis includes the following:
- a CDS encoding ArsR/SmtB family transcription factor, whose protein sequence is MNTNRIAHVAALVGEPARTAMLMALMDGRALTARELADAAHITPATASRHLGLLVEASLLKVERQGRHRYHRLASPEVARVLEGLMQLAVSPEPSSALRRVVVGPRNAALRAARTCYDHLAGRIGVAITGHLLDEGAVVFEGEGDAAAGYVTDCAASVLRHLGIELDAMPAAGAGRRPHCRPCLDWSERRMHLAGRLGALICNHCLDSGWLLRGEGTRALAITPRGAVALRDGLGHTRWRDVVGD, encoded by the coding sequence ATGAACACCAACCGCATCGCGCACGTGGCCGCCCTGGTGGGCGAGCCTGCCCGCACAGCCATGCTGATGGCGTTGATGGATGGCCGTGCCCTCACCGCACGCGAGCTGGCCGATGCGGCGCACATCACGCCGGCTACGGCCAGTCGCCATCTGGGGCTGCTGGTAGAGGCTTCGCTGCTGAAGGTGGAGCGGCAGGGGCGGCACCGCTATCACCGCTTGGCCTCGCCCGAAGTGGCGCGCGTGCTGGAAGGGTTGATGCAACTGGCTGTTTCGCCGGAGCCGTCGTCCGCGCTGCGCCGGGTGGTGGTGGGCCCGCGCAATGCGGCCCTGCGTGCCGCTCGCACGTGCTACGACCACCTGGCAGGGCGCATTGGCGTCGCCATCACGGGACACCTGCTGGATGAGGGCGCCGTGGTGTTCGAGGGCGAAGGCGACGCTGCGGCCGGTTATGTGACGGACTGCGCTGCGAGCGTGTTGCGGCACCTCGGCATCGAGCTAGACGCGATGCCTGCGGCTGGCGCAGGGCGGCGCCCGCATTGCCGCCCATGCCTGGACTGGAGCGAGCGGCGCATGCACCTGGCGGGACGCCTGGGCGCGCTGATTTGCAACCACTGTCTTGACAGCGGCTGGCTGTTGCGCGGCGAGGGCACGCGTGCGCTGGCGATCACACCGCGCGGCGCCGTGGCGCTGCGCGATGGGCTCGGCCACACGCGTTGGCGCGACGTGGTGGGCGACTGA
- a CDS encoding NIPSNAP family protein, translating to MTITCFIRYEIDPFQLDAFRTYAENWGRIIPRCGGHLVGYFLPSEGSNYEAWGLIAFDSLAAYEAYRQRLRADAQGRANFESAQRQRFILREERRFTEVVAGTFERAALPPPERCASEPQP from the coding sequence ATGACCATCACCTGCTTCATCCGTTACGAAATCGACCCCTTCCAGCTCGATGCATTTCGCACCTATGCCGAAAATTGGGGGCGCATCATCCCGCGCTGCGGGGGGCATCTGGTGGGCTACTTTCTGCCCTCCGAGGGCTCCAACTACGAGGCCTGGGGCCTGATTGCCTTTGACAGCCTGGCCGCCTACGAGGCCTATAGGCAGCGCCTGCGCGCCGATGCCCAGGGCCGCGCCAACTTTGAAAGCGCCCAGCGCCAGCGCTTCATCCTGCGCGAGGAGCGCAGATTTACCGAGGTGGTGGCCGGCACGTTCGAACGTGCGGCACTGCCGCCGCCAGAGCGCTGCGCATCGGAACCCCAACCATGA
- a CDS encoding antibiotic biosynthesis monooxygenase family protein encodes MIAVIFEVLPSADGRQAYLDTAAALRAELDAMDGFISIERYESLAQPGKLLSLSFWRDEAAVTQWREHGSHRHAQAAGRAGVFADYRLRVAQVLRDYGLHQRTQAPADSRVAHETCSPAVDMNMATDMGTDTVYGVHTVPSSITMGPNRC; translated from the coding sequence ATGATCGCCGTGATCTTCGAGGTGCTGCCCAGCGCCGACGGCCGGCAGGCCTATCTGGACACCGCCGCCGCGCTGCGGGCCGAGTTGGATGCGATGGACGGGTTCATCAGCATCGAGCGCTATGAGAGCCTGGCCCAGCCAGGCAAACTGCTGTCGCTTTCGTTTTGGCGCGACGAGGCGGCCGTGACGCAATGGCGCGAGCATGGCAGCCATCGCCACGCCCAAGCCGCAGGGCGCGCGGGCGTGTTTGCCGACTACCGCCTGCGTGTGGCCCAGGTGCTGCGCGACTATGGCCTGCACCAGCGCACACAGGCGCCCGCCGACTCGCGGGTGGCCCATGAAACATGCTCACCCGCCGTGGATATGAACATGGCCACGGACATGGGCACGGACACCGTTTACGGCGTGCACACCGTGCCCTCCTCCATCACCATGGGCCCCAACCGCTGCTGA
- a CDS encoding EAL domain-containing protein, with amino-acid sequence MAFMQRVSGWLGRLSVGRKLMLIYLLDLTAVIYVSSILIHEKYQAIDFTRKEIVGTTYAAVVRDSLMEQFLEPAPDAAAVAQMRVRLAVVRQIHDDELRTEAVGQRFDVALEQLTSATRDAAGGAAVAAPFSAPSVTSMRSQLLSQGRELLTTVGNQSNLILDPDLDSYYAMSLVVLRFPELLQAVHDTVVFLGAASSGHHGPQWSSELLTLVGRLDAVALSIESDYNQAFIAGTPEMRATLTHQRQGLKASLEGFQALLQGIAAGESRLTQAQLAVQQAQVLSALRDAWGVGLVDLERLLQQRVDSLFARMWLHLGTALVLLGCILSLVTLVARQIAKPLQQLARVADEVRRSGDHSLRAHWISGDEIGRLVSAFNEMLAQLDRERLLQQEMAASARAAEAQRELVEAFPIPMVVTSIPAHDVLHSNAPAARWLGERKTDPWAQGLEPGVRARFFQRLADHGSVDEFEVRWKGGLEPSWAVLSARRLQFQGRDAVLTAFTPINVLKVMEQRLELWAKVFEASSEGIIIMNAEQQIISVNHAFCRSTHYDFYEVIGESLGFLLEDSDSEALSAQIRRTMLDKESWQGEVRFRKRSGETYPAWLMVSAVREGKGGEVANHIGIAIDITDRKRSEERIQFLAHHDVLTELPNRSLCVQRLQTALAQAPVTGEKVAVLFIDLDRFKSINDTLGHHIGDGLLRSVAGRLTQAVRSRDTVSRLGGDEFVVVMRDVAGREDVQQLVERRLIPLIRQSHPVEGHELNVSCSVGIAVYPEDGNDIDELMRRADAAMYEAKTTGRDMALFYSVETDQRAVARQTMEQQLRRALERQELSLHYQPRLSAQGALLLGVEALLRWNSPALGAIPPSEFIPIAEETGMIRAIGNWVLQQACEQWARWQPTSAGVAGATAAHPLADVSISVNLSAAQLSDPELIGDIKALLGRTGMPADRLELEITESQLMDNAHAAEQQLAALKALGVQLSIDDFGTGYSSLAYLKRFDIDRLKVDKSFVRDMLRNPADMAITRAIIALGHTLGLKIVAEGVEDQATAQVLGALDCEELQGYHFSRPLPVPALEEWARSHAQQRLGPMVMEEGTVCTP; translated from the coding sequence ATGGCATTCATGCAGCGCGTATCGGGTTGGTTGGGCCGCCTCAGTGTGGGCCGCAAGCTCATGCTCATCTATCTGCTGGACCTGACGGCGGTCATTTACGTCTCCAGCATCCTGATCCACGAGAAATACCAGGCCATCGATTTCACACGCAAGGAAATCGTGGGCACCACCTATGCGGCGGTCGTGCGCGACAGCCTCATGGAGCAGTTTCTGGAGCCTGCCCCCGATGCTGCGGCGGTGGCTCAAATGCGGGTGCGCCTGGCGGTGGTGCGGCAGATCCATGACGACGAGCTGCGCACGGAAGCGGTGGGCCAGCGTTTTGATGTCGCACTGGAGCAGCTGACCAGCGCCACGCGCGATGCAGCCGGCGGCGCGGCCGTGGCCGCGCCGTTCAGCGCGCCCTCGGTCACCAGCATGCGCAGCCAGTTGCTCAGCCAGGGCCGTGAGCTACTCACCACCGTGGGCAATCAGTCCAACCTCATCCTCGACCCTGACCTGGACAGCTACTACGCGATGTCGCTGGTGGTTTTGCGTTTTCCCGAACTTTTGCAGGCGGTGCACGACACGGTGGTATTTCTCGGCGCCGCATCGTCGGGCCATCATGGCCCGCAATGGTCGTCCGAATTGCTGACGCTGGTGGGCCGTCTGGATGCCGTGGCGCTCAGCATCGAATCGGACTACAACCAGGCATTCATCGCGGGCACGCCCGAAATGCGCGCCACGCTGACCCACCAGCGACAGGGGCTCAAGGCATCACTGGAGGGGTTTCAGGCCCTGCTGCAGGGCATTGCGGCCGGAGAGTCGCGCCTCACGCAGGCGCAATTGGCGGTGCAGCAAGCGCAGGTGCTGAGTGCGCTGCGCGACGCCTGGGGCGTGGGCTTGGTCGATCTTGAGCGCCTTTTGCAACAGCGCGTGGACAGCCTGTTTGCACGCATGTGGCTGCATCTTGGCACGGCGCTGGTATTGCTGGGCTGCATTCTGAGCCTGGTGACGTTGGTGGCCCGCCAGATCGCCAAGCCGCTGCAGCAACTGGCGCGCGTGGCCGATGAGGTACGCCGCAGTGGCGACCATAGCCTGCGCGCGCATTGGATCAGCGGTGACGAGATCGGCCGGCTGGTGAGCGCCTTCAATGAAATGCTGGCGCAGCTTGACCGCGAGCGATTGCTGCAACAGGAGATGGCCGCCAGTGCCCGTGCGGCCGAGGCGCAGCGCGAACTGGTGGAAGCCTTTCCCATTCCGATGGTGGTCACCTCCATCCCGGCGCACGACGTCTTGCATTCCAACGCGCCCGCAGCCCGGTGGCTGGGCGAGCGCAAGACCGACCCCTGGGCGCAGGGGTTGGAGCCCGGTGTGCGGGCCCGCTTTTTTCAGCGCCTGGCCGACCATGGCTCGGTGGATGAGTTCGAGGTGCGCTGGAAAGGTGGGCTGGAGCCTTCGTGGGCGGTGCTGTCGGCGCGGCGATTGCAGTTTCAGGGGCGCGACGCGGTGCTCACGGCGTTCACGCCGATCAACGTGCTCAAGGTGATGGAGCAGCGCCTGGAGCTGTGGGCGAAGGTGTTCGAGGCCTCGTCTGAGGGCATCATCATCATGAACGCCGAGCAGCAGATCATCAGCGTGAACCATGCGTTCTGCCGCAGCACGCATTACGACTTTTACGAGGTCATTGGTGAAAGCCTGGGTTTTTTGCTCGAAGACTCGGACAGCGAGGCGCTGTCGGCCCAGATCCGGCGCACCATGTTGGACAAGGAATCCTGGCAAGGCGAGGTGCGGTTTCGCAAACGGTCGGGCGAGACATACCCGGCCTGGCTCATGGTGTCGGCGGTGCGCGAGGGCAAAGGCGGCGAAGTGGCCAACCATATCGGCATCGCCATCGACATCACCGATCGCAAACGCAGCGAGGAACGCATCCAGTTTCTGGCCCACCATGATGTGCTCACCGAGCTGCCCAACCGCTCGCTGTGCGTGCAGCGCCTGCAGACGGCCCTGGCCCAGGCGCCCGTTACGGGCGAGAAGGTGGCCGTGCTGTTCATCGACCTGGACCGGTTCAAGTCCATCAACGACACCTTGGGCCACCATATTGGCGACGGCCTGCTGCGCTCGGTGGCCGGGCGCCTCACGCAGGCCGTGCGCAGCCGTGACACCGTGAGCCGCCTGGGCGGCGACGAGTTTGTGGTGGTGATGCGCGACGTGGCCGGGCGCGAGGACGTGCAGCAACTGGTGGAGCGGCGCCTGATCCCGCTCATCCGCCAAAGCCACCCGGTGGAAGGGCATGAGCTCAACGTGTCCTGCAGCGTGGGCATTGCCGTGTACCCCGAGGACGGCAACGACATCGACGAGCTCATGCGCCGCGCTGACGCCGCCATGTACGAGGCCAAGACCACGGGGCGCGACATGGCGCTGTTTTACTCGGTGGAAACCGACCAGCGTGCCGTGGCGCGCCAGACCATGGAGCAGCAGCTGCGCCGCGCCCTGGAGCGCCAGGAATTGAGCCTGCACTACCAGCCGCGTCTGAGCGCCCAGGGGGCGCTACTGCTCGGCGTGGAAGCGCTGCTGCGCTGGAACAGCCCGGCGCTGGGCGCCATCCCGCCCAGCGAGTTCATTCCCATTGCCGAAGAGACCGGCATGATCCGCGCCATCGGCAACTGGGTGCTGCAGCAGGCGTGTGAGCAGTGGGCGCGCTGGCAACCCACATCGGCAGGCGTTGCGGGCGCCACAGCGGCGCACCCGCTGGCCGACGTGTCCATCTCCGTCAACCTGTCGGCGGCCCAACTGTCCGACCCGGAGTTGATCGGCGACATCAAGGCGCTGCTGGGCCGCACGGGCATGCCTGCCGACCGGCTGGAGCTGGAGATCACCGAGTCGCAGCTCATGGACAACGCCCATGCCGCCGAACAGCAACTGGCGGCCCTCAAGGCGCTGGGCGTGCAGCTGTCCATCGACGATTTCGGCACCGGGTATTCGAGCCTGGCGTACCTCAAACGTTTTGACATTGACCGGCTCAAGGTGGACAAATCGTTTGTGCGCGACATGCTCCGCAACCCCGCCGACATGGCCATCACACGCGCCATCATTGCCTTGGGCCACACGCTGGGGCTCAAGATCGTGGCCGAAGGGGTGGAAGACCAGGCCACGGCCCAGGTGCTGGGCGCACTCGATTGCGAGGAGTTGCAGGGTTATCACTTCAGCCGGCCCCTGCCGGTGCCCGCGCTTGAAGAATGGGCACGAAGCCATGCTCAGCAGCGGTTGGGGCCCATGGTGATGGAGGAGGGCACGGTGTGCACGCCGTAA
- the rpsU gene encoding 30S ribosomal protein S21: MTTIRVKENEPFDVALRRFKRTIEKLGLLTDLRAREFYEKPTAERKRKKAAAVKRHYKRVRSMQLPKKMY; this comes from the coding sequence ATGACTACGATCCGCGTAAAAGAAAACGAACCCTTTGACGTTGCACTGCGCCGCTTCAAGCGCACCATTGAAAAGCTCGGCCTGCTGACCGACCTGCGTGCCCGTGAGTTCTACGAGAAGCCCACCGCCGAGCGCAAGCGCAAGAAGGCAGCTGCCGTCAAGCGCCACTACAAGCGCGTTCGCAGCATGCAACTGCCCAAGAAGATGTACTGA
- a CDS encoding GatB/YqeY domain-containing protein, whose translation MSLKDQITEDMKTAMRAKDSERLGTIRLLQAAMKQKEVDERIVLDDAAVVAIVDKLIKQRKDSITAFEGAGRQDLADKEKAEMAVLQAYLPERMSAEETLAAVKAIVAELGAAGPGDMGKVMGVVKTRLAGKADMGQVSAAVKAALAG comes from the coding sequence ATGAGCCTCAAGGACCAGATCACCGAAGACATGAAGACCGCCATGCGCGCCAAGGACAGCGAGCGCCTGGGCACCATCCGCCTGCTGCAGGCCGCGATGAAGCAAAAGGAAGTGGACGAGCGCATCGTGCTGGACGACGCGGCTGTGGTGGCCATCGTGGACAAGCTCATCAAGCAGCGCAAGGACTCCATCACCGCCTTCGAAGGCGCGGGCCGCCAGGACCTGGCCGACAAGGAAAAGGCCGAGATGGCCGTGCTGCAGGCCTACCTGCCCGAGCGCATGTCGGCCGAAGAAACCCTGGCCGCCGTGAAGGCCATCGTGGCCGAACTGGGCGCTGCAGGGCCTGGCGACATGGGCAAGGTGATGGGCGTGGTCAAGACCCGCCTGGCGGGCAAGGCCGACATGGGCCAGGTGTCGGCTGCGGTGAAGGCCGCGCTGGCGGGCTGA
- a CDS encoding LysR substrate-binding domain-containing protein: MHKSPAADDLRVFAAVVRKASFGGAATELGTSPAYVSKRIRLLEQDLQVKLLHRTTRRVAVTEEGERVFHWAQRILDDMEQLMQEVAVTRSEPRGLLRVSSSFGFGRQIVAPAVSRLVGRYPGLQVRLEVFDRLVDVAVEGFDLDVRVGDEIAPHLIARRLADNHRVLCAAPAYLQRKGTPRTVADLAAHDCLVIKERDHPFGVWRLRSGAQEESVKVRGPLSANNGEMAVQWAVDGRGVVLRSLWDVGAHLQAGRLVQVLPQWQQEANVWAVYPTRLERSAKVRVCVEFLQAHFRAGWMAQAAGNDGASENGVV, from the coding sequence GTGCATAAAAGTCCTGCGGCAGATGACCTGCGCGTGTTCGCGGCTGTCGTGCGCAAGGCGAGCTTTGGCGGCGCCGCCACCGAGCTGGGCACGTCCCCTGCCTATGTGAGCAAGCGCATCCGCCTGCTGGAGCAAGACCTGCAAGTCAAGCTGCTGCATCGAACCACCCGCCGGGTGGCGGTGACGGAGGAGGGCGAGCGCGTCTTTCACTGGGCGCAGCGCATCCTCGACGATATGGAACAGCTGATGCAGGAGGTGGCGGTCACCCGCAGCGAGCCACGCGGGCTACTGCGCGTGAGCAGCAGCTTTGGTTTTGGCCGCCAGATCGTGGCGCCTGCGGTGTCGCGCCTGGTGGGGCGCTATCCGGGGCTGCAGGTGCGGCTCGAAGTGTTCGACCGGCTGGTGGACGTGGCGGTCGAAGGCTTTGACCTGGATGTGCGCGTGGGCGACGAGATCGCCCCGCACCTGATCGCGCGCCGCCTGGCTGATAACCACCGCGTGTTGTGCGCGGCGCCCGCTTACCTGCAGCGCAAGGGCACGCCACGCACGGTGGCCGACCTGGCCGCGCACGACTGCCTGGTGATCAAGGAGCGCGACCACCCGTTTGGCGTGTGGCGCCTGCGCAGTGGCGCGCAGGAAGAGTCGGTCAAGGTGCGCGGCCCGCTGTCGGCCAACAACGGCGAGATGGCCGTGCAGTGGGCCGTCGATGGGCGCGGGGTGGTGCTGCGCTCGCTATGGGACGTGGGCGCGCACCTGCAGGCCGGGCGCCTGGTGCAGGTGTTGCCGCAGTGGCAGCAAGAGGCCAATGTGTGGGCGGTGTACCCCACGCGGCTGGAGCGGTCGGCCAAGGTGCGGGTGTGCGTGGAGTTTCTGCAGGCGCATTTCCGCGCCGGGTGGATGGCGCAGGCGGCGGGAAATGACGGCGCCAGTGAAAACGGCGTGGTTTGA